A DNA window from Roseovarius sp. Pro17 contains the following coding sequences:
- a CDS encoding type I glyceraldehyde-3-phosphate dehydrogenase gives MSQPPVRIAINGFGRIGRAILRIVLAGRADVELALINEIEPLETCAYLFEYDSIYGTWPGEVATGPGALIVDGRHVPFHSVPDLRQLDLSGVDLVLECTGMAGKRAMAERGLEAGARAVLVSGPAAEADVTLVLGANDAALADQRIISNASCTTNALAPLARLLDEAFGIVSAQMTTVHCYTGSQPTVDKPRGNLERSRAAALSMVPTTTSARSQMDLVLPTLAGRIEARAIRVPTASVSCIDLTVQTGRAVTVGEVNEVLRSASEAGPYADVFGWTERPLVSSDLRARPESVIMSGRETSVSGGGLLRVFGWYDNEWGFSCRMLDMAVRIGTR, from the coding sequence ATGTCTCAGCCGCCAGTCAGGATTGCCATCAACGGCTTTGGTCGGATCGGTCGCGCGATTTTGCGTATCGTTCTGGCCGGGCGTGCAGATGTGGAACTGGCCCTGATCAACGAGATCGAGCCGCTTGAAACCTGCGCGTATCTGTTCGAGTACGATAGCATCTATGGCACATGGCCGGGCGAGGTGGCTACCGGTCCGGGCGCGCTGATCGTCGACGGGCGGCACGTGCCGTTTCATTCAGTGCCGGATCTGCGGCAGTTGGATCTGAGCGGTGTCGATCTGGTGCTTGAATGCACCGGCATGGCGGGCAAGCGCGCCATGGCCGAGCGCGGGTTGGAAGCGGGCGCGCGCGCCGTTCTGGTGTCGGGCCCTGCGGCCGAGGCCGATGTGACGCTGGTGCTGGGCGCGAATGATGCCGCGCTCGCGGATCAGCGCATCATTTCCAATGCGTCCTGCACGACCAACGCACTGGCCCCGCTGGCGCGGCTTCTGGACGAGGCATTCGGCATCGTGTCGGCGCAGATGACGACGGTGCATTGCTATACCGGCAGTCAGCCCACGGTAGACAAGCCGCGCGGCAACCTTGAGCGTAGTCGCGCAGCCGCCCTGTCGATGGTGCCGACCACAACCAGTGCGCGCAGCCAGATGGATCTGGTGCTGCCCACCCTCGCCGGCAGGATCGAGGCGCGTGCGATCCGCGTGCCGACTGCAAGCGTGTCGTGCATCGATCTGACGGTGCAGACCGGGCGGGCGGTAACGGTGGGCGAGGTGAACGAGGTTCTGCGCAGTGCGTCAGAGGCGGGTCCCTATGCGGACGTCTTTGGCTGGACTGAGCGGCCTCTGGTGTCGTCGGACCTGCGCGCGCGGCCCGAGTCCGTCATTATGAGTGGGCGCGAGACATCCGTATCGGGGGGCGGGTTGCTGCGTGTGTTCGGCTGGTATGACAACGAGTGGGGCTTTTCCTGCCGGATGCTGGATATGGCGGTGCGCATTGGCACGCGTTAA